The following is a genomic window from Pseudomonadota bacterium.
GAGGAGCACTGGTACCAGTCGACTCCTTCCGTATGCGAGTCCTGCCACTCGACGGCCCAGTTGCCGCCATCGTAATCGCAGCTGTCGGTAACGTACCTGTCGCCGAAGTAGTTGCCGTCCGGATCGTAGCTCTCTATATCCTCGAAGTCGTACAGTACTTTGTTATTCGCGATGCAGTAGTCCCTGATCTGCTGGTTTCGAATGTGCAGGTTGCCTTCGAGCCCGGAGCCGTCGGTGTGGCCCGTCATGTAAGCAAAATGGACACTTGGATAATCATCCTCAAGCCCGCTCATGAGGCTGAGGTAAGTATCGATATCATCGGATGAGACCCCGCTCACCTGTCCGCACCATGACCACATGACCACGTTCGTCGACGGGTGAGAGTCGAGATAGCTCCTCGTGGTCGACTCCCATGCTGTGAAGTTCGGGTTTCCCAGATCGCTGGCATCTCCCAGCCCGCCATCCTTGACCTGCAACGCCCCGCTTGAGCCGTCCTCGTTCCATGCGTACAGGTCGCCGGCGAAGCCAACCAACCCCGTCATTCCCGTGGTTATCTGGCTTCCGTGCGATGTGTGGCCATACGCGATAACGAGGTCGCTCTTGGCCTGCTCTATCCACTCTTGCGGTATGCTGTCGAGATCGGCGCAGCGATGGTCTATGATTATTGATGCAGTCGGGGGTTGGGTAGGTATCGATGGCACTGCGGAATGTGTGTCTTCCGGCGTCACGGTCGGCGTGCTCGCCTGCACGGTCGCGGTCGGCGTCGCTTCCTCGATTACATTCTGACTTTCGTTGGAGCAAGCCGTAATGGAAACGACGCTCATAATTACCAGGACGATAGTGCACAAAATGTTTTTCATAGGATATACCTTTAGTATAGCCATACCATCGGTTCGCTATGGCCGATCGGAAGTCACGTCGATCAGTGGACTACGTAAAACTGATGTTTTGGCAGACTATTTTCTGCCTAAAAGGAAATACAGGATTAAGCCGATTATCGGCAGTATGATAATCAAGACGATCCACAGAATCTTTTTCTCTATTGCATAAGATTTGTTTAAGCAGTCCCAGATCGCAAAGATATCCAGCACCAGAACGATAAGCCCAAAGATTCCACCAAAATAAGGCATATGCCCTCCTTTTTATATTACTAATCGTCATATTTTGACGTTGTAGCCATTAATGTGTTCAGATAGGTTATAACGTAGCACAGTCGATGTCAATAGGATTCCCGGCAGTAGAAAACTCTCCTGCACCTCTTCCCAAGAGTCCTCTCAATCCTCTTCCTTCGACTCATCGCCCAACAGCGCTTTGAGGTTCTCAAAAGGCTTGTACGTGGAGCGCGACTGTCCGCTGGCACCTGGCTGCGGAGCAACATAGCCGTGGCTTTGCAGCATCCTGGTGTGCTCGTTATCGTGGCAGTAGATGCAGAGCAGCTCCCAGTTGCTGCCATCGGGGGGATTATTGAGATGGTCGTTGTCCTTATGATGTACGGTTAGCTCTTTTAGTTGCTTGCCGGAGAACTCGCGGCCGCAGTGAGAGCAGATGTGGGGCAGTATCTTCAGCGCCTGGCCGCGATAGCTCTGGTCCCACTTCACGCGCTCGCGCCGCACCTGCTCGGCGAGCTTGTTCATTTTATCGGAGTCTTTTTTAGCGGGCGACATATATTTCCTGCCGATGATAAATCGTGGGCCGAGCCCACCCTATAGCTCACTTGTTCCTTATCATCTGTGCCTTGATTTCACTTCTAAGTTGTTGAAGTCCCTGTTTAAAGCTTTCTTCATTTAGATCTCTAAGCTCGGGGATGGCTTCGCGAGCATATGTTCTCATGTCTAGCTGAGTCGTATTTTTACGTGTTGCAAGACGCACAAAACTGATATCCGTAATAAGAGTTTTCAACTTATCAAGTAACACTTGTTGTTTTTGTGAAATCTCTTCTCCTAGTTTCCCAATTCGAAGGTTTTCGCGGTCCTTTATTTTTCCTATAGCTTCGCCTCTTAGTGTTTCAAA
Proteins encoded in this region:
- a CDS encoding PLDc N-terminal domain-containing protein, with product MPYFGGIFGLIVLVLDIFAIWDCLNKSYAIEKKILWIVLIIILPIIGLILYFLLGRK
- a CDS encoding YajD family HNH nuclease, giving the protein MNKLAEQVRRERVKWDQSYRGQALKILPHICSHCGREFSGKQLKELTVHHKDNDHLNNPPDGSNWELLCIYCHDNEHTRMLQSHGYVAPQPGASGQSRSTYKPFENLKALLGDESKEED